In one Brevibacillus composti genomic region, the following are encoded:
- a CDS encoding TRAP transporter substrate-binding protein translates to MKKSWKIALASCLSVLMLTAEGCGGPKSQDAAAYTPEKPLIIKFSHVTTPDSPKGKASQKFAELMAEKTGGKVKVEVYPSSQLYGDKDELEALQAGNVHIIAPSATKLVGFNPAFQIVDMPFLFKNHESVLKFWDGELGKKLMTSLEDKNLLGLAMWENGFKVFTASKPLEKPEDFHGLKFRTQAGKVLEAQFKALGSGAATIPFGETYTALQQGTVDGQENTWNNIDTQKYEEVQKYLLVSNHGRIDYIVLTNKKWYSELPEEFRKAFDESMAEATAYERELAVELDKQSENNLRSSGKMKVVELSDAEREAFVKLMEPVYSEFAETVGKEIIDGARQL, encoded by the coding sequence ATGAAAAAATCCTGGAAAATCGCATTGGCAAGCTGTTTGTCCGTGTTGATGCTGACCGCGGAGGGTTGCGGTGGACCCAAATCGCAGGATGCGGCGGCATACACACCAGAAAAGCCGCTGATCATCAAGTTCTCGCATGTCACCACGCCTGACAGTCCCAAAGGAAAAGCTTCGCAAAAATTTGCCGAGCTGATGGCGGAAAAGACGGGCGGCAAAGTGAAGGTAGAGGTGTACCCCTCCTCCCAACTGTACGGCGACAAGGATGAACTGGAAGCCCTGCAGGCGGGAAATGTTCACATCATCGCTCCTTCCGCCACCAAGCTGGTCGGGTTTAATCCGGCCTTCCAAATCGTCGACATGCCGTTTTTGTTCAAAAACCACGAGTCGGTCCTCAAATTCTGGGACGGCGAGCTGGGCAAAAAGCTGATGACTTCGCTGGAAGACAAGAATCTGCTCGGCCTGGCGATGTGGGAGAACGGCTTTAAGGTCTTTACGGCCAGCAAACCGCTTGAAAAACCGGAAGACTTCCACGGACTGAAATTCCGGACGCAAGCAGGCAAGGTGCTGGAAGCGCAGTTCAAGGCACTCGGCTCCGGAGCGGCGACGATCCCGTTTGGTGAGACGTACACGGCTCTGCAGCAGGGGACGGTGGACGGACAAGAAAACACCTGGAACAATATCGACACGCAAAAATACGAGGAGGTGCAAAAGTATCTGCTCGTCTCCAACCACGGCCGCATCGACTACATCGTGCTGACCAACAAAAAATGGTACAGCGAGCTGCCGGAAGAGTTTCGCAAGGCCTTCGACGAATCGATGGCTGAGGCCACTGCGTATGAGCGCGAGCTGGCTGTAGAGCTGGATAAGCAATCGGAGAACAACCTCAGGAGCTCAGGCAAAATGAAAGTCGTCGAGCTCAGCGACGCCGAGCGGGAGGCCTTCGTCAAACTGATGGAGCCGGTCTACAGCGAATTCGCGGAGACAGTCGGCAAGGAGATCATCGACGGAGCCAGACAGCTGTAA
- a CDS encoding ATP-grasp domain-containing protein, whose amino-acid sequence MGRMLEHHSKQLVRKSGIPTPNNWVAASAEEAGRIAAEAGVPVVLKALVPVGKRGKAGAIKFADSAAEAASHASRLLGMTISHYPVERLLIEEKLEIAKELYVSITIDKNRQLPVIVATGEGGVDVEQLAREHPEKVVIEYVDPWLGLPAFKAKEIASRLGLMNRQLLQGADILSRLYETFLRYDCYLLEINPLVITAQGELKAAASVIAVDDAALFRQQELAEMVEAGSERSWRPLTRLEREMMAVNDADYRGTARYTEMEGGDIGFMCGGGGGSLLSFDALVDLGGRPANYTETGGNPSEEKVYGLTKGILSKPGVRGLFVAHNITNNTQIDVMARGIVRALRELAIDPARFPVVVREAGVNDAVGKQIFSEAGVEYYGEEITILEAAAKMVQRMKEGERRWQS is encoded by the coding sequence ATGGGCAGGATGTTGGAACACCACAGCAAGCAGTTGGTCCGGAAGTCCGGGATCCCGACGCCGAATAACTGGGTAGCTGCCAGTGCCGAAGAAGCGGGGCGCATCGCTGCAGAAGCGGGCGTGCCGGTCGTCCTGAAGGCATTGGTGCCCGTAGGCAAAAGAGGAAAAGCAGGGGCGATCAAATTCGCTGATTCAGCGGCTGAGGCCGCCTCTCACGCAAGCCGGCTGCTCGGCATGACGATCAGCCATTACCCGGTGGAGCGCCTCCTGATCGAAGAAAAACTGGAGATCGCCAAGGAGCTGTACGTCTCTATCACAATCGACAAAAACAGGCAGCTGCCGGTGATCGTCGCGACCGGCGAAGGGGGCGTGGACGTGGAGCAGCTGGCTCGGGAGCACCCGGAGAAGGTGGTCATCGAGTACGTCGACCCATGGCTGGGGCTGCCTGCTTTCAAAGCAAAGGAGATCGCCAGCCGCCTCGGCCTGATGAATCGGCAGCTTCTCCAGGGAGCGGATATCCTGTCCCGGCTGTATGAGACGTTTCTCCGCTATGACTGCTATCTGCTGGAGATCAATCCGCTGGTGATTACCGCCCAGGGAGAGCTCAAAGCGGCCGCATCGGTCATCGCCGTAGACGATGCGGCGCTGTTTCGGCAACAGGAGCTGGCAGAGATGGTGGAGGCGGGCAGTGAGCGCTCATGGCGGCCCCTGACCCGGCTGGAGAGGGAGATGATGGCCGTAAACGATGCCGACTACCGGGGGACCGCCCGCTATACGGAGATGGAAGGCGGGGACATCGGCTTCATGTGCGGCGGAGGCGGCGGCAGTCTCTTGAGCTTTGACGCGCTTGTAGATCTCGGAGGGAGACCGGCCAACTACACGGAGACGGGGGGCAATCCCTCGGAGGAGAAGGTGTACGGGCTGACCAAAGGCATCCTGTCCAAACCGGGGGTAAGGGGCTTGTTCGTCGCCCACAACATCACCAACAATACGCAGATCGACGTGATGGCACGCGGCATCGTGCGGGCGCTCCGGGAGCTGGCGATCGATCCGGCCCGCTTTCCGGTCGTAGTCCGTGAGGCCGGTGTGAATGACGCTGTGGGCAAGCAGATTTTTTCCGAGGCAGGCGTCGAGTACTACGGCGAAGAGATCACGATACTCGAAGCGGCGGCCAAGATGGTCCAGCGGATGAAAGAGGGGGAGAGAAGATGGCAATCCTGA
- a CDS encoding four-carbon acid sugar kinase family protein: protein MTIQIGIIADDLTGASDSGVQFTRMGMTAQVIFHLGEEGAASARTDVVVVDTDSRSLPAEQAYAQAASAANYLKESGALHFYKKMDSTLRGNIGAEIDGVMDAIPFDMALVAPAFPKIGRTTVAGRHYLHGTLVDQTEMGRDPKSPVRESDLARLLASQSKRKTGLLPLSVLREGDESVGNRLDELRRGGAELIICDAETDEDMQRIARSVSVYPARMLWTGSAGLADFLPQALGLGGSGEKAAPLPKTGYPIVLVAGSISPTTREQLQHVHEQGGVARVELNPLPLLGAKAEQEQEIARCIAEMEAALQAGQGNIALSSQAGPEDVRAAKELEAEKGLPNGEISNRIASALGEVAAAIVKKYDLQGMILTGGDTAKAVCRHMGATGMELLRELEPGIPLGRLVGPHRFCVVTKAGAFGTRPSLWRAFHELRGESSE, encoded by the coding sequence GTGACGATACAGATAGGCATCATTGCCGATGATCTCACCGGAGCCTCTGATTCCGGCGTCCAGTTCACACGGATGGGTATGACGGCGCAGGTTATCTTTCATCTCGGAGAGGAGGGGGCAGCTTCGGCGCGTACAGATGTTGTCGTGGTCGATACCGACAGCCGCTCTCTTCCGGCCGAGCAAGCCTACGCCCAGGCAGCGAGTGCAGCCAACTATTTGAAAGAGTCCGGTGCCCTGCATTTCTACAAAAAAATGGATTCCACCCTCCGCGGCAATATCGGCGCGGAAATTGACGGTGTCATGGATGCGATCCCATTCGATATGGCTCTGGTGGCCCCTGCTTTTCCCAAGATCGGCCGCACCACGGTGGCAGGCCGCCACTACTTGCACGGGACTTTGGTGGATCAGACGGAGATGGGACGCGACCCCAAATCACCTGTTCGCGAATCGGATCTGGCTAGACTGCTGGCTTCCCAATCCAAGCGAAAAACCGGCTTGCTGCCTCTGTCCGTCCTGCGGGAAGGGGACGAATCCGTCGGGAACAGGCTGGATGAGCTGCGCCGGGGCGGTGCCGAACTGATCATCTGCGATGCGGAGACGGATGAAGACATGCAGCGAATTGCAAGGAGCGTGAGCGTCTACCCGGCCCGCATGTTGTGGACCGGCTCCGCAGGCCTCGCCGATTTTTTGCCCCAGGCATTGGGACTTGGCGGCAGCGGCGAAAAAGCGGCTCCCCTCCCCAAAACCGGCTATCCGATCGTCTTGGTGGCGGGGAGCATCTCGCCGACCACCCGTGAACAGCTGCAGCATGTGCACGAGCAAGGCGGCGTTGCCCGTGTGGAGCTGAACCCGCTGCCTTTACTCGGCGCAAAAGCTGAGCAAGAGCAGGAGATAGCGCGTTGTATCGCCGAAATGGAAGCGGCCCTTCAAGCCGGACAGGGGAATATCGCCTTGTCCTCCCAGGCTGGTCCTGAGGACGTACGGGCAGCCAAAGAGCTCGAAGCGGAAAAAGGGCTGCCCAACGGTGAAATTTCCAACCGAATCGCATCGGCACTGGGGGAGGTCGCAGCGGCCATTGTGAAGAAGTACGACCTGCAAGGAATGATTCTCACCGGAGGAGATACTGCAAAAGCGGTGTGCCGCCATATGGGGGCGACTGGCATGGAGCTTCTCCGCGAGCTGGAGCCGGGGATACCGCTTGGCCGTCTGGTCGGCCCGCACCGTTTCTGTGTCGTGACCAAAGCGGGCGCTTTCGGCACCAGGCCATCGCTTTGGCGCGCATTTCATGAACTGAGAGGGGAGAGCAGCGAATGA
- a CDS encoding TRAP transporter small permease, giving the protein MSKWRERYARFEDYLAGTLLVIGVSLIFYGVVCRYVFNSPKAWIDEISTYFVVWGALIGFAVALREGHHIQVDILYDRVPPGIKKAFDVFSNVLGIVFCLSFVFFGGKLLTLYWQTQQQSTDVGIYLWIVYLVIPLSGLMLGYRFLDKLLASLKKEVKIEWNG; this is encoded by the coding sequence ATGTCAAAATGGCGCGAGCGTTACGCCAGGTTTGAAGATTATCTCGCGGGGACTTTGCTCGTAATCGGGGTCTCTTTGATCTTTTACGGTGTCGTCTGCCGCTATGTTTTCAACAGCCCCAAAGCATGGATCGATGAGATTTCCACCTACTTTGTCGTATGGGGCGCGTTGATTGGCTTTGCCGTAGCGCTGCGGGAAGGGCATCACATCCAGGTGGATATCCTGTATGACCGCGTGCCTCCCGGAATCAAGAAAGCGTTTGATGTTTTTTCAAATGTGCTGGGCATTGTGTTTTGCTTATCCTTTGTCTTTTTTGGCGGCAAACTGCTCACCTTGTACTGGCAGACCCAGCAGCAATCGACAGACGTGGGCATTTACCTCTGGATCGTGTATCTCGTCATACCCTTGAGCGGACTCATGCTCGGCTACCGTTTCCTCGATAAATTGCTGGCCAGTCTGAAAAAAGAGGTGAAAATTGAATGGAATGGATAG
- a CDS encoding MaoC family dehydratase, whose translation MGIKEGWTGRFYEDFEIGDVYPHPLGRTVTSTDNIWFTLLTQNTNPIHFDAEYAARTDFGRPLVDSTFTLALVTGQSVGDVSQNVMANLGWDEIRLPHPVYEGDTIHSYSEVLDKRESKSRPHVGIVRVKTVGYNQDDQIVIQFLRTFMVYKRGHGPEPVSDRVQRLLARADQPKR comes from the coding sequence ATGGGGATCAAGGAAGGCTGGACAGGTCGTTTTTACGAGGATTTTGAGATCGGCGATGTCTATCCGCATCCTTTGGGGCGGACAGTCACGTCGACCGACAACATCTGGTTTACGCTGCTCACGCAGAATACCAACCCGATTCACTTTGACGCCGAATACGCGGCGAGAACCGACTTCGGACGTCCGCTGGTCGATTCCACCTTTACGCTGGCACTGGTCACAGGGCAGTCGGTGGGGGACGTGTCCCAGAATGTGATGGCCAATCTGGGCTGGGACGAGATTCGCCTCCCCCATCCGGTGTACGAGGGTGACACGATTCACTCCTACAGCGAGGTGCTTGACAAGCGAGAGTCCAAATCCCGTCCCCATGTCGGAATCGTCCGCGTCAAAACGGTGGGCTACAATCAGGATGACCAGATCGTCATCCAGTTTTTGCGCACCTTCATGGTCTACAAGCGGGGACACGGTCCCGAGCCGGTTAGCGATCGGGTACAGCGGCTGTTGGCGAGAGCGGATCAGCCAAAACGATGA
- a CDS encoding GntR family transcriptional regulator has protein sequence MNRSRLRLEDRSTLLDRVVTRLREAILKREFQPGERLVQEELAEAMGVSRMPIREALRQLEAEGLVTMEPHKGAMVTPVTAEDIEEVYSLRAMLEGMAVSRSLPHLTEEDKRQLHRLVEEMEEATLHEDAELFIEKNGAFHELMRKGCRWRRTQMILDSLWNGIPPHTPGILPGQMQQSLAEHKQMLELIEAGEAEKLSQVIKQHILRTGEAFIEHYDRKESQ, from the coding sequence ATGAATCGAAGCCGCTTGCGATTAGAGGATCGCTCCACATTGCTTGACCGCGTCGTGACCCGCTTGCGGGAGGCGATATTGAAGCGGGAGTTCCAGCCGGGAGAGCGGCTGGTTCAGGAGGAGCTGGCCGAAGCCATGGGTGTGAGCCGCATGCCGATCCGCGAAGCGCTGCGCCAGTTGGAGGCGGAGGGACTGGTGACGATGGAGCCGCACAAAGGGGCGATGGTCACGCCGGTAACCGCCGAGGATATCGAAGAGGTATACAGTCTCCGCGCCATGCTGGAGGGAATGGCGGTCAGCCGCTCGCTGCCCCATCTCACGGAGGAAGACAAACGGCAGCTTCACCGGTTGGTGGAGGAGATGGAAGAGGCCACCCTGCACGAGGATGCGGAGCTGTTTATTGAAAAGAACGGAGCATTCCACGAGCTGATGAGAAAAGGCTGCCGCTGGCGCCGGACGCAGATGATCCTCGACTCGCTGTGGAACGGGATTCCGCCGCACACGCCGGGGATCTTGCCCGGACAGATGCAGCAATCGCTGGCCGAACACAAGCAAATGCTGGAGCTGATCGAAGCGGGCGAAGCCGAAAAGCTGTCCCAGGTAATCAAACAGCATATCTTGCGCACAGGCGAAGCCTTTATCGAGCATTACGACCGAAAAGAATCGCAGTAA
- a CDS encoding TRAP transporter large permease, producing MEWIVFILFFLLLLLRVPVAIALVFSAGVALLDSGFNLDVLPQKMFSSLNVATLMAIPGFILAGVLMSRGGISQALIDALRAWVGHFSGGLSVVTILACAVFAAISGSSPATAAAIGSIMIPGMVAAGYSKRYTMGLVAAAGTLGILIPPSIPLIVYGTVAEESIGKLFMAGFLPGLFLTAVLVLAAIIYARIKNFGRLPKASWEERWKLSVKALPAAFLPFLILGTIYMGVATPTEASVVACVYSLIVAVFIYRQISWKDTQTILRETVNTSSMIFFIIAGATVFGLYLTNAQVPQEIAAWIMEGEVNRWTFLIACNILFFIMGMFLEPTSIILITLPIFLPIIKLLGIDVFHFAIIMTVNMELGMVTPPVGLNLFVVSGISRAKLEEVVKGVIPFIGLMVLVLIVIIVWPSLSLWLPVQMAN from the coding sequence ATGGAATGGATAGTGTTCATCCTCTTTTTTCTGCTCCTGCTGCTGCGGGTGCCGGTCGCAATTGCCTTGGTATTCTCCGCCGGCGTCGCTCTCCTGGACAGCGGCTTTAATCTCGACGTCCTGCCGCAAAAGATGTTTTCCTCGCTCAACGTCGCCACTTTGATGGCCATTCCCGGCTTTATACTGGCGGGGGTGCTGATGTCCCGCGGAGGCATCTCGCAGGCCTTGATCGATGCGCTCCGGGCTTGGGTCGGCCACTTTTCCGGCGGCCTCTCTGTCGTCACGATCCTCGCCTGTGCCGTCTTCGCAGCCATCTCCGGCTCCAGTCCGGCGACGGCAGCGGCGATCGGGTCCATCATGATTCCCGGCATGGTGGCTGCTGGCTACAGCAAGCGCTATACGATGGGGCTGGTGGCGGCAGCCGGAACACTGGGCATCCTGATTCCGCCCTCGATTCCGCTGATCGTCTACGGAACCGTGGCTGAGGAGTCGATCGGCAAGCTGTTCATGGCCGGGTTTCTGCCGGGGCTGTTTTTGACGGCGGTGCTGGTCTTGGCGGCCATCATCTACGCGAGGATCAAAAATTTTGGCCGTCTCCCAAAGGCGAGCTGGGAAGAACGGTGGAAGCTCAGCGTCAAGGCGTTGCCGGCAGCGTTTCTCCCGTTTCTGATTTTGGGGACGATCTACATGGGCGTGGCCACTCCGACGGAAGCTTCTGTCGTCGCCTGCGTCTACTCGTTGATCGTAGCCGTTTTTATCTACCGCCAAATTTCCTGGAAGGACACACAGACGATCCTCCGAGAGACGGTCAATACCAGCTCGATGATCTTCTTCATCATCGCCGGAGCGACGGTGTTTGGCCTGTACCTGACCAATGCCCAGGTGCCGCAGGAGATCGCAGCCTGGATCATGGAAGGGGAGGTTAACCGCTGGACCTTCCTCATCGCCTGCAATATCCTGTTCTTCATCATGGGCATGTTCTTGGAGCCGACCTCGATCATCCTGATCACGCTGCCGATTTTCTTGCCGATTATCAAGCTATTGGGCATCGACGTCTTCCATTTCGCGATCATTATGACGGTAAATATGGAGCTGGGCATGGTGACACCTCCTGTCGGACTGAATCTGTTCGTCGTCAGCGGCATCTCCAGGGCCAAGCTGGAGGAAGTGGTAAAGGGGGTCATACCCTTTATTGGCCTGATGGTGCTTGTGTTGATCGTGATTATCGTCTGGCCGTCCCTGTCGCTTTGGCTGCCGGTGCAGATGGCCAACTAG
- the pdxA gene encoding 4-hydroxythreonine-4-phosphate dehydrogenase PdxA, which yields MTRPIIGITMGDASGVGPEIIIKALAKEEIYRQCRPIVIGDAKILERARNIVGASLAVRPIEEIETAIFQWGTVDCLDLDLLPADLPFGQVSAQAGDAAFRFLERAIELAKAEKIDAICTAPLNKEALHKGGHLYPGHTEILAELTDTQDYSMMLTAPKLRVIHVTTHVGILDAVRMINPERVYKVIALADETLKKAGIASPRIAVCGINPHAGENGLFGYGEEEEKVIPAVLRAQQEGIEVVGPLPADTLFYRATRGDFDIVVAMYHDQGHAPVKVLGLEAGVNITVGLPIIRTSVDHGTAFDIAGKGIADELSMLEAIRQAIELAPKNASTLPGWGSGCV from the coding sequence ATGACGAGACCCATCATCGGGATCACCATGGGGGATGCTTCAGGCGTCGGCCCCGAGATCATCATCAAGGCTTTGGCAAAAGAGGAGATCTACCGGCAATGCCGCCCGATTGTGATCGGCGATGCGAAAATTTTGGAGCGGGCGAGAAATATCGTCGGTGCCTCATTGGCGGTTCGTCCGATAGAGGAAATCGAGACGGCTATATTCCAATGGGGGACTGTCGATTGTCTCGATCTCGACCTGCTCCCCGCCGATCTGCCGTTTGGACAGGTATCTGCCCAGGCGGGCGATGCCGCTTTTCGCTTCCTGGAGCGGGCGATTGAGCTGGCGAAAGCAGAGAAAATCGATGCGATCTGTACTGCCCCGCTGAACAAGGAAGCGCTGCACAAAGGGGGCCATCTCTACCCGGGCCACACCGAGATTCTGGCCGAGCTGACGGATACCCAAGACTATTCGATGATGCTCACGGCCCCCAAGCTGCGCGTGATTCATGTGACCACGCATGTCGGCATCCTCGATGCAGTCAGGATGATTAATCCCGAGCGGGTGTACAAGGTGATTGCCCTGGCCGACGAGACGCTGAAAAAAGCGGGCATCGCTTCTCCCCGGATCGCCGTCTGCGGAATTAACCCTCACGCGGGGGAAAATGGCCTGTTTGGCTACGGCGAGGAAGAGGAGAAGGTGATTCCGGCTGTCCTGCGGGCCCAGCAGGAGGGGATTGAGGTCGTGGGACCGCTCCCGGCCGATACGCTGTTCTACCGCGCGACGCGGGGCGACTTCGACATTGTGGTGGCGATGTACCACGACCAGGGGCACGCGCCGGTAAAAGTTCTCGGGCTGGAAGCCGGGGTCAATATTACCGTTGGCCTGCCGATCATCCGTACCAGTGTGGATCACGGCACCGCCTTTGACATCGCAGGCAAAGGAATCGCAGATGAACTCAGCATGCTGGAAGCCATCCGGCAGGCAATCGAGCTGGCTCCCAAAAACGCTTCGACCCTACCAGGCTGGGGATCAGGCTGCGTTTGA
- a CDS encoding succinate--CoA ligase subunit alpha: protein MAILIGKQSRIVIQGITGREASMVARHTLDYGTPVLAGVTPGKKGQEVHGIPVYDTMREAVQEHGVDTSLIVVPPAFALDAVQEAIAYGIRVIVVTTENIPQMDTVKMLALARQHQVRIIGPNTVGMINPGERVKLGSIGGDHPERCFVPGHVGVISRSGGMTAETSWMVKRAGFGVSTSVGIGGDALIGTTIRDLLELFEQDPDTHAVVTFSEPGTMFEEQAAEFVKAGGFTKPLISAIAGRFTESMPEGTVFGHAGALISGDTGRPSRKAEKLREAGAHVVDRYDDLIAVLQTVMTAKEAK from the coding sequence ATGGCAATCCTGATCGGCAAACAATCGCGCATCGTCATACAGGGGATCACCGGACGCGAGGCTTCGATGGTCGCCCGCCATACGCTCGATTACGGCACGCCCGTGCTGGCAGGGGTGACGCCGGGGAAAAAGGGGCAGGAGGTGCACGGCATTCCCGTCTACGACACCATGCGGGAGGCGGTCCAGGAGCATGGCGTCGATACCAGTCTGATCGTCGTGCCCCCGGCATTTGCGCTGGACGCCGTACAGGAGGCGATCGCCTACGGCATTCGGGTGATTGTCGTGACGACCGAAAATATCCCGCAGATGGATACGGTGAAAATGCTGGCGCTGGCGCGGCAGCATCAGGTGCGGATCATCGGGCCCAACACCGTCGGCATGATCAATCCGGGGGAGCGGGTGAAGCTGGGCTCGATCGGCGGAGATCATCCCGAGCGTTGCTTCGTACCCGGACACGTCGGGGTCATCTCGCGCAGCGGCGGGATGACTGCAGAGACCTCGTGGATGGTCAAGCGGGCGGGCTTCGGCGTCAGCACCAGTGTGGGGATCGGCGGCGATGCCCTGATCGGGACGACGATCCGCGACCTTTTGGAGCTGTTTGAGCAGGACCCGGATACGCATGCCGTGGTGACCTTTTCCGAGCCAGGCACGATGTTCGAGGAGCAGGCGGCCGAATTTGTCAAAGCGGGCGGTTTCACCAAGCCGCTGATCTCCGCGATTGCGGGCCGTTTTACCGAAAGCATGCCGGAGGGGACCGTATTTGGCCACGCAGGAGCCCTCATCTCCGGCGATACCGGCCGTCCCTCGCGCAAGGCGGAAAAGCTGCGCGAGGCCGGGGCGCATGTGGTGGACCGCTACGACGATCTGATCGCC
- a CDS encoding stalk domain-containing protein, with protein sequence MNSACWKPSGRQSSWLPKTLRPYQAGDQAAFEKLGKLYEKAKLDGVKAFVDGVEPEFDVEPFIHGGRTLVPVRAISASLKADVKWDAETRSALITKGDTSITLYLDKKEALVNGETVELDTVPVLKNGRVFLPLRFVSEQLKANVKWQQEGKIVIIDELGEESTAAETEKDDETEENESLADKAASADRLTRIN encoded by the coding sequence ATGAACTCAGCATGCTGGAAGCCATCCGGCAGGCAATCGAGCTGGCTCCCAAAAACGCTTCGACCCTACCAGGCTGGGGATCAGGCTGCGTTTGAAAAGCTGGGCAAACTGTACGAAAAAGCAAAGCTGGATGGGGTAAAAGCTTTTGTAGACGGCGTAGAGCCGGAGTTTGACGTGGAACCGTTCATTCACGGCGGTCGGACATTGGTGCCGGTGCGGGCCATCAGCGCTTCTCTCAAAGCGGATGTGAAGTGGGATGCCGAGACGCGCTCCGCGTTGATCACCAAAGGGGATACGTCGATCACGCTGTATCTCGATAAAAAAGAGGCGTTGGTAAACGGCGAGACCGTTGAGCTGGACACCGTGCCTGTATTGAAAAACGGCCGCGTGTTCCTGCCACTCCGCTTCGTCAGCGAACAGCTGAAAGCCAATGTAAAGTGGCAGCAGGAAGGAAAGATCGTCATCATCGATGAACTCGGCGAGGAGAGCACCGCTGCGGAGACAGAGAAGGACGACGAAACGGAAGAAAACGAATCGCTGGCGGATAAAGCAGCATCTGCCGATCGATTGACCCGAATCAATTGA
- a CDS encoding SLC13 family permease, translated as MPTISNPQAEQKRTSAEAGAHARWLSLKKPLWFAISALLFALVFFGLQGYMEYEARVTLAITLAVIVLWVLEPIPFSMTAVLVLFLLPMSGAVSTDLILSGFASPAIFLIVAGMMIASAVEQTPLGQRLAYQLLYWLGEKKGGVLAGIILIPQVMAFFIPAAAVRTAMLLPIVFSIAAILGVQAGDVRGKKLMMGVVVGCGVSGTAVLPAAIGNVITVDLINTYLHTHVTYVDWLVLALPMWILLLPACWWILYRSFPVSEPMPSGLKEKMRELIAELGPISSREKRLMAILAGVCLMWAMEGVHGWPPVIPALIGAVLMGWPGIKVADWNRILDVKFAPLVMLGVTLSLGRALYETGVTDYLSRWMENDLTLSLFSNPALAVLTVAVLTQLIHKVTSNVSTAVIATVPVVVALAAHAPNAPALLLAFVAGLTCLYGFILVVETIPGVMVHGTGWVTQQDFFLPGFWLTLVTTGLTYLMALTWWKWLGYY; from the coding sequence ATGCCTACGATCAGCAATCCGCAGGCGGAGCAGAAGAGAACCTCGGCGGAAGCAGGAGCACACGCCCGCTGGCTGTCCCTGAAAAAACCGCTCTGGTTTGCCATCTCCGCCCTGCTCTTTGCACTCGTCTTTTTTGGGCTGCAGGGCTATATGGAGTACGAGGCGCGGGTGACGCTGGCGATCACGCTGGCCGTTATCGTGCTGTGGGTGCTGGAGCCGATTCCTTTTTCCATGACAGCCGTTCTGGTTCTGTTCCTCTTGCCGATGTCCGGAGCGGTCTCCACCGATTTGATTCTGTCCGGTTTTGCCTCCCCTGCCATTTTCCTGATCGTAGCCGGGATGATGATCGCCAGCGCGGTCGAGCAGACGCCGCTTGGACAGCGCCTCGCTTACCAGCTCCTCTACTGGCTGGGCGAGAAAAAGGGGGGCGTGCTCGCCGGCATCATCCTGATTCCGCAAGTGATGGCCTTCTTTATTCCGGCTGCCGCCGTGCGTACGGCCATGCTTCTGCCGATCGTCTTTTCCATCGCGGCGATCCTCGGCGTACAGGCGGGGGATGTGCGCGGCAAAAAGCTGATGATGGGCGTAGTCGTGGGCTGCGGAGTGAGCGGGACGGCAGTCTTGCCCGCCGCGATCGGCAACGTCATCACCGTAGACCTCATCAACACCTACCTGCACACCCATGTGACCTATGTGGACTGGCTGGTACTGGCGCTGCCGATGTGGATCCTTCTGTTGCCCGCGTGCTGGTGGATCCTGTACCGCTCTTTTCCGGTGAGCGAGCCGATGCCGAGCGGGCTGAAGGAAAAGATGAGAGAGCTGATCGCCGAGCTGGGGCCAATCAGTTCCCGGGAAAAGCGTCTGATGGCGATTCTCGCGGGGGTCTGCCTGATGTGGGCGATGGAAGGCGTGCACGGCTGGCCGCCGGTCATTCCGGCGCTGATCGGGGCAGTGCTGATGGGGTGGCCCGGAATCAAGGTGGCCGATTGGAATCGAATCCTCGACGTCAAATTTGCTCCGCTCGTGATGCTCGGCGTTACGCTCTCGCTGGGCAGGGCTTTGTACGAGACCGGGGTGACCGATTACCTCTCCAGGTGGATGGAGAACGACCTGACCCTTTCGCTCTTCTCCAATCCGGCTCTCGCCGTTTTGACCGTCGCTGTGCTCACCCAGCTGATTCACAAGGTGACGTCCAACGTCTCCACCGCCGTCATTGCCACCGTGCCTGTCGTCGTGGCTCTGGCCGCACATGCACCCAATGCTCCCGCCCTGCTGCTTGCTTTCGTAGCCGGACTGACCTGCCTGTACGGATTTATCCTGGTGGTCGAGACGATTCCCGGGGTGATGGTCCACGGGACGGGCTGGGTGACCCAGCAGGATTTCTTTCTCCCCGGCTTTTGGCTGACGCTGGTGACGACCGGATTGACGTATCTGATGGCGCTCACCTGGTGGAAATGGCTTGGGTATTATTAA